A part of Deltaproteobacteria bacterium genomic DNA contains:
- a CDS encoding polysaccharide deacetylase family protein gives MLPSSDVPDPIQPHKESAMLYDYVALPDRPPLRWPDGARVAMIFTINIEYWEITRDSEEPLYPGGPATIPHAIPGNVPDYANWTWREYGQRVGVWRIIDVFDKAGVPATCTMNALTGIERRRIIDAVNERGWEILAHNYAQNDVLTYYAYQPDKEREIIQRTLDVYADAVGRPARGWLSSSLRSTHETPHILKDLGLLFQADYLNDDQPYLLNTRHGPLVCIPYSNDVNDFAVFSRGGRTTSQALDLFKEQFDQLYLEGAESGRIMNVGMHPHVMGQAYAIRALREFVDYVKTFDGVWYPKREEMAEWYLETVNST, from the coding sequence ATGCTACCCTCTTCCGACGTTCCCGACCCGATCCAACCCCACAAGGAGTCCGCCATGCTCTACGACTACGTCGCCCTTCCCGACCGACCGCCGCTGCGCTGGCCCGACGGCGCGCGGGTGGCCATGATCTTCACCATCAACATCGAGTATTGGGAGATCACCCGCGACAGCGAGGAGCCGCTCTATCCCGGCGGGCCGGCGACCATTCCCCACGCGATTCCGGGGAACGTTCCGGACTACGCCAACTGGACCTGGCGCGAGTACGGGCAGCGCGTGGGCGTGTGGCGCATCATCGACGTGTTCGACAAGGCCGGGGTGCCCGCCACCTGCACCATGAACGCGCTCACGGGCATCGAGCGCCGGCGCATCATCGACGCCGTCAACGAGCGCGGCTGGGAGATCCTGGCGCACAACTACGCCCAGAACGACGTGCTCACCTACTACGCCTACCAGCCGGACAAGGAGCGCGAGATCATCCAACGCACCCTCGACGTGTACGCCGACGCGGTGGGGCGGCCGGCGCGGGGGTGGCTGTCGTCGTCGCTCCGGAGCACCCACGAAACCCCGCACATCCTGAAGGACCTGGGTCTGCTGTTCCAGGCGGACTACCTGAACGACGACCAGCCCTATCTCCTCAACACGCGCCACGGCCCGCTGGTGTGCATTCCCTACTCCAACGACGTCAACGACTTCGCGGTGTTCTCCCGCGGCGGCCGCACCACCTCCCAGGCGCTGGACCTGTTCAAGGAGCAGTTCGACCAGCTCTACCTCGAAGGCGCCGAGAGCGGCCGCATCATGAACGTGGGCATGCACCCCCACGTCATGGGCCAGGCCTACGCCATCCGCGCCCTGCGCGAGTTCGTCGACTACGTGAAAACCTTCGACGGAGTGTGGTATCCCAAGCGCGAGGAAATGGCGGAGTGGTACCTGGAAACGGTGAACAGCACATAG